A portion of the Acidisoma sp. PAMC 29798 genome contains these proteins:
- a CDS encoding inositol monophosphatase family protein: MSATTGFLDIALALADAAAVVVRPHFRAGLVPDDKADDSPVTLADRAAEQAMRAILAEHCPDHAVIGEEFGATGTTGSGLRWVLDPIDGTRAFITGRTTFGTLIALIEDETPIIGIIDQPITGERWVGVAGRPTVFTGPLGGRAGCRPCPSLGQAELSCTSPDIFDDRTRPAFARMRAAVRRTSWGGDCYAYGLLALGQIDVIAEADMKPWDWAALVPVITGAGGSVTDWSGAPLRLDGNGDVLALGDAALLAPAIRVLAD, translated from the coding sequence ATGAGCGCGACGACGGGGTTTCTGGACATCGCGCTCGCTTTGGCGGATGCGGCGGCCGTGGTGGTGCGGCCGCATTTCCGCGCCGGCCTGGTGCCGGACGATAAGGCCGATGACAGCCCGGTGACGCTGGCCGACCGAGCCGCCGAGCAGGCGATGCGCGCCATTCTTGCCGAGCATTGCCCCGACCATGCGGTCATCGGCGAGGAATTCGGCGCCACCGGCACCACCGGCAGCGGCCTGCGTTGGGTGTTGGACCCCATCGACGGCACCCGCGCCTTCATCACCGGGCGCACCACCTTCGGCACCCTGATCGCCCTGATCGAGGATGAGACGCCGATCATCGGCATCATCGACCAGCCCATCACGGGGGAGCGTTGGGTCGGCGTCGCCGGCCGCCCCACCGTTTTCACCGGCCCGCTGGGTGGACGCGCGGGATGCCGACCCTGCCCGAGCCTGGGGCAGGCAGAACTCTCCTGCACCAGCCCGGATATCTTCGACGACAGAACGCGGCCGGCTTTTGCGCGCATGCGCGCCGCCGTGCGCCGCACGAGTTGGGGCGGCGATTGCTATGCCTATGGGCTGCTGGCCCTCGGGCAGATCGACGTCATTGCCGAAGCGGACATGAAACCGTGGGACTGGGCGGCGCTCGTGCCGGTCATTACCGGCGCCGGCGGCAGCGTGACCGATTGGTCCGGCGCGCCGTTGCGGCTCGACGGCAATGGCGACGTGCTGGCGCTGGGCGATGCGGCGCTGCTGGCGCCTGCGATCCGGGTGCTTGCTGACTAA
- a CDS encoding extracellular solute-binding protein encodes MQRRTFLTASAGLLALPLGARAQSIPTGGYGVAVTGMPALPAGFTAFPYVNPNAPKGGAVTFSEVGGFDSFNPFIIRGTPAAGASYLWDTLLRPSSDEANAAYGLVAETIQIAPDHSSVTFDLRPEARFADGTPVRASDLAWSFKTFRSQGQPFFQTYYAAVSAVEVSGDHRAIFHLHPGAARELPLILGQLSVMSEAWWKGRDFTAPLIAPPLGSGPYGIESVALNRSVTYRRRADYWAVNLPVCRGFFNFDRITFEYFGDPSVAMEAFKAGEIDFRDENISKNWFTGYNFPAVQKGLVRKEVFANHLPTGMQGFGMNTRRPVFADARVRQAVAMAYDFEWQNKTLFYGGYKRSLSYFNNSDLASSGVPAGAELALLEPYRAQLPPELFTQPFTLPVNDGSGNNRPALLAALKLLKTAGWTVQDREMKNAAGQPLTFEILLYDPSLERATLPYAQDLKRLGITVTVRVIDPSQYQARMNAFDYDMTVVLIPESASPGSEQRDWWGSAAAKLAGSNNQMGASSPVIDALVETVIAAKDRSELLAATHALDRVLLWGWYVVPQFNLGAFRLAFWNVFGHPTQSMLAGFDIDSWWIDADLARTTDAQRHHSNGV; translated from the coding sequence ATGCAGCGACGGACCTTCCTGACCGCCTCGGCCGGGCTTCTCGCCCTGCCACTGGGCGCGCGTGCGCAAAGCATTCCGACGGGTGGATACGGCGTCGCTGTCACGGGGATGCCGGCATTGCCGGCTGGTTTCACCGCCTTCCCCTACGTCAATCCCAATGCCCCCAAGGGCGGCGCCGTGACCTTCAGTGAAGTCGGCGGCTTTGACAGCTTCAATCCCTTCATCATTCGCGGCACCCCGGCGGCTGGCGCCAGTTACTTGTGGGATACGTTGCTGCGCCCGTCCTCCGATGAGGCGAATGCCGCTTATGGCTTGGTCGCTGAAACCATCCAGATCGCTCCGGACCATAGCAGCGTGACCTTCGATCTGCGCCCCGAAGCGCGTTTCGCGGATGGCACGCCCGTGCGCGCCAGCGATCTTGCCTGGAGCTTCAAGACCTTCCGCAGCCAGGGTCAGCCCTTTTTCCAGACCTATTACGCGGCGGTGTCTGCGGTCGAAGTATCCGGCGACCATCGCGCGATCTTCCATCTCCACCCCGGCGCGGCGCGGGAATTGCCCCTGATTCTCGGGCAGCTGTCTGTCATGTCCGAGGCGTGGTGGAAGGGCCGTGATTTCACCGCGCCGCTGATCGCACCGCCCTTGGGGTCCGGCCCATACGGGATCGAGTCCGTCGCGCTCAACCGGTCCGTCACCTATCGTCGCCGTGCCGACTACTGGGCGGTAAACTTGCCGGTGTGTCGCGGCTTCTTCAATTTCGACCGCATCACCTTCGAGTATTTCGGCGATCCCAGCGTCGCGATGGAGGCCTTCAAGGCAGGTGAGATCGACTTTCGGGACGAGAATATTTCGAAGAACTGGTTCACCGGCTACAATTTTCCAGCGGTTCAGAAAGGCCTCGTCCGCAAAGAAGTCTTCGCCAATCATCTGCCGACGGGCATGCAAGGCTTCGGCATGAATACCCGGCGCCCGGTCTTTGCGGACGCACGCGTTCGCCAGGCGGTCGCGATGGCCTATGATTTCGAATGGCAGAACAAGACGCTGTTCTATGGCGGCTACAAGCGCAGCCTGAGCTATTTCAACAATAGCGACCTCGCCTCCTCCGGTGTGCCTGCCGGCGCAGAACTCGCCCTGCTGGAGCCATATCGCGCCCAGCTTCCACCGGAGCTTTTCACCCAGCCCTTCACGCTGCCGGTGAATGACGGGTCCGGCAACAATCGCCCGGCGCTGCTGGCGGCCCTCAAGCTTTTGAAGACAGCGGGCTGGACCGTGCAAGACCGCGAAATGAAGAACGCGGCCGGGCAGCCGCTGACCTTCGAAATTCTTCTCTATGATCCGTCGTTGGAACGGGCGACCCTGCCCTATGCGCAGGATCTGAAACGGCTCGGAATAACGGTGACGGTGCGGGTGATCGATCCGTCACAGTATCAGGCGCGGATGAACGCCTTCGATTACGACATGACCGTGGTGCTCATTCCCGAATCCGCGTCTCCGGGCAGCGAACAACGGGATTGGTGGGGCTCCGCTGCCGCGAAGCTCGCTGGCAGCAATAACCAGATGGGTGCGTCGAGCCCGGTCATCGACGCCCTGGTCGAGACGGTCATCGCGGCCAAAGACAGGAGCGAGTTGCTCGCCGCCACCCATGCGCTGGACCGCGTGCTGCTCTGGGGCTGGTATGTCGTGCCGCAATTCAATCTGGGCGCGTTCCGGCTCGCCTTCTGGAATGTCTTCGGTCATCCGACGCAATCCATGCTGGCGGGTTTCGATATCGACAGCTGGTGGATCGACGCCGATCTCGCGCGGACGACAGATGCACAGCGGCATCATTCCAATGGCGTCTGA